The Fusarium musae strain F31 chromosome 10, whole genome shotgun sequence genome window below encodes:
- a CDS encoding hypothetical protein (EggNog:ENOG41) — protein MLIMRYLNATSLVILMSAFVHASPMESIERRSFVDPIKHGNYGRSLDKIYRYHEVSAGLFAGVAPEDWDDTVHVKGAWLAERSETNDSPPSDLDLFNRDISSACATALECAKATGQALGSTLYQLSEPFIEKLKEKGPQVMDTLNQPFWANLGGVGGQNFVVTGIFKLIEKLTDKPPPVEQCSLDFSQVDLMKQMVAMACSSNPERKAFSQSITLPDGSVYELNMAAAPGQSLHDSDVCDAPNTAR, from the exons ATGCTCATCATGAGATACCTCAATGCTACTTCCCTTGTCATTCTCATGTCGGCCTTCGTCCATGCTAGCCCCATGGAGTCGATTGAGAGGCGTTCCTTCGTTGACCCAATCAAGCATGGCAACTATGGAAGATCTCTGGACAAGATATATAGATACCATGAAGTTTCAGCCGGCTTATTTGCTGGCGTTGCACCCGAAGACTGGGACGACACTG TTCACGTCAAGGGTGCCTGGTTGGCTGAGCGTTCTGAAACCAACGACTCTCCCCCATCTGACTTGGATCTCTTCAATCGAGATATCTCTTCTGCCTGCGCCACTGCATTGGAGTGCGCCAAGGCTACTGGACAGGCCCTTGGATCAACTCTGTATCAGCTCAGCGAGCCGTtcatcgagaagctcaaagagAAAGGTCCCCAGGTAATGGACACATTGAACCAGCCATTCTGGGCAAACCTTGGCGGCGTAGGTGGGCAGAACTTTGTCGTCACGGGCATTTTCAAGCTTATTGAGAAGCTGACGGATAAGCCACCGCCCGTGGAACAGTGTTCGTTGGATTTCTCTCAAGTAGATCTCATGAAGCAGATGGTTGCTATGGCTTGCTCGTCGAACCCGGAGAGAAAGGCTTTTTCGCAGTCGATTACGTTGCCGGATGGGTCGGTTTATGAGCTGAATATGGCTGCTGCGCCTGGACAGTCTTTGCACGATTCTGATGTTTGCGATGCCCCAAACACGGCACGCTAG
- a CDS encoding hypothetical protein (EggNog:ENOG41) — MMSTNGGPDTISNQTLEEVDRRFNIGRLDQFWQRRALLKYVKCALQSCSDSKFGGCPQELWAFQCQAINSTNIKDLGRIMGAEYCDKADPGIDYDIAGPGIIVAYLIQFTIVLLFASCYKISKTWTRNFTLISLLPFQGPAGAVETAFRWQEMVSQSSFGVTVASTLVDLQEAQAVFLGTISIAAIVTFSSSSGTGLGNISSLLSWLTNNLTVRGMTSAGMYPLLFVQLNLQKTHNRWWYTLALVFLNWVLVVLIARPQTVDEPSLLKHFTESSSLERCGNHIGPRTFCQTFNKPAEGGSSSPTNEKSGHLDRDAKNFFKFHSRTQAPMHVIMAFLILDWILAMIRMYLFERGDWLSDKAHALMDNLPLRLKSFCIQRYFVLFAEAIWIAMEVLTIVMGVIGVNEFAAFMHLLSGGESGNDSKVALSKWGFGQLVAVCVWVPVILKFACLMVVRADS; from the exons ATGATGAGTACCAATGGCGGGCCAGATACCATCAGCAACCAGACATTAGAAGAGGTGGATAGAAGATTTAACATTGGCCGACTAGATCAGTTCTGGCAACGTCGCGCATTGTTGAAGTATGTCAAGTGCGCACTTCAGTCATGTTCAGATTCCAAGTTTGGTGGATGTCCTCAGGAACTTTGGGCGTTTCAATGCCAGGCGATCAACTCAACGAACATCAAGGACTTGGGCAGAATTATGGGTGCTGAGTACTGCGATAAAGCCGATCCTGGAATCGATTATGATATTGCAGGACCAGGC ATAATCGTGGCATATCTGATACAATTCACCATAGTTTTGCTCTTTGCATCTTGCTACAAGATCTCCAAGACCTGGACAAGGAACTTCACGTTGATTTCGCTACTTCCATTCCAAGGACCTGCTGGAGCCGTCGAGACCGCCTTCCGATGGCAGGAAATGGTTTCCCAGAGTAGCTTCGGAGTTACAGTTGCATCGACTCTGGTCGATCTTCAGGAAGCTCAAGCTGTGTTTCTCGGTACCATCTCTATAGCTGCTATCGTCACATTCTCAAGTTCCAGCGGAACGGGACTTGGTAACATCAGTTCGCTACTCTCCTGGTTGACAAACAACCTCACCGTGAGGGGTATGACCTCAGCGGGGATGTATCCTCTACTATTTGTCCAGCTAAATCTCCAAAAGACTCACAATCGTTGGTGGTATACACTTGCTCTTGTGTTTCTTAACTGGGTTCTTGTTGTACTCATTGCTCGGCCCCAGACTGTCGATGAGCCTTCTTTGTTGAAGCATTTTACTGAATCCTCGTCTTTAGAACGCTGCGGAAATCACATCGGACCTAGGACGTTTTGTCAGACGTTTAACAAGCCTGCAGAGGGAGGCTCTAGTTCCCCTACGAATGAAAAGTCGGGACATCTGGATCGAGATGCGAAAAACTTCTTCAAGTTTCACTCCAGGACGCAGGCACCCATGCACGTAATAATGGCTTTCCTGATACTGGACTGGATCCTTGCTATGATCAGGATGTACCTCTTTGAGCGGGGCGACTGGTTATCTGACAAGGCCCATGCTTTGATGGACAACCTGCCTTTGCGTCTCAAGTCGTTTTGTATCCAGAGGTATTTCGTACTCTTCGCAGAAGCCATCTGGATCGCAATGGAAGTCCTTACTATCGTCATGGGCGTCATAGGGGTGAATGAGTTTGCGGCATTTATGCATCTGCTTAGTGGCGGGGAATCAGGCAATGATAGTAAGGTTGCCCTATCCAAATGGGGCTTTGGACAGCTGGTAGCGGTATGTGTATGGGTTCCTGTAATACTCAAGTTTGCTTGTCTTATGGTTG TCCGAGCTGATAGCTGA
- a CDS encoding hypothetical protein (EggNog:ENOG41), translating into MPLSLRRRDDDDETEDGWCDIATIEDQFLWPGEGKTWVRGQTQMVGWGAGRDVNGTWGEGSTKVKLELRWWTGKYGPGPDDLKPIVIFDNKTFDYPSSDWKLWNPNCTDTYMNYTWTIPMDLDVGDSKFIMTVYDVSNRSDISMLQSNLFFINANNGTSTADSNASTSTPESSQETTTSTGLATGAKAGIGAGIGVFALILLLAGFFFYRRKKRQTPSITPTDPDGFEKPELDAKSTGISEVDGTGLPPHQAPDNAIYEAPGVLVHEAPTGKEQTVVEKMKAARQINEEPIEMPADSPISSPKTSQERLNRT; encoded by the exons ATGCCTTTATCGCTACGACGacgagacgatgatgacgaaacAGAAGATGGCTGGTGCGATATCGCGACCATTGAGGATCAATTTCTCTGGCCTGGTGAAGGCAAGACTTGGGTGCGTGGACAAACACAGATGGTAGGCTGGGGAGCTGGGCGCGACGTCAACGGAACATGGGGCGAAGGAAGCACCAAAGTGAAGTTGGAGTTGAGGTGGTGGACAGGCAAATATGGCCCAGGCCCGGACGATCTAAAGCCCATAGTGATATTTG ACAACAAGACGTTTGACTACCCTTCCTCTGACTGGAAATTATGGAACCCCAACTGCACAGACACGTACATGAACTACACCTGGACAATACCGATGGATTTAGACGTTGGCGACTCGAAATTCATAATGACCGTATACGATGTGTCGAATCGCAGCGATATAAGCATGCTGCAGAGTAACttattcttcatcaacgccaacaaCGGAACATCAACAGCAGATTCAAATGCCAGcacctcaacaccagaaTCCTCCCAAGAAACAACAACCTCCACAGGTCTTGCAACCGGTGCTAAGGCGGGCATTGGCGCAGGCATCGGCGTCTTTGCATTAATCCTCCTTCTcgcaggcttcttcttctaccGACGCAAGAAGCGGCAAACACCAAGCATTACCCCAACAGATCCAGATGGTTTTGAAAAGCCAGAGCTTGATGCAAAGTCGACTGGCATTTCTGAAGTTGACGGGACTGGGTTACCTCCGCATCAAGCTCCTGATAATGCGATATACGAAGCACCTGGGGTTTTGGTCCATGAGGCGCCAACTGGAAAGGAGCAGACAGTGGTGGAAAAGATGAAAGCAGCGAGGCAGATTAATGAGGAGCCGATTGAGATGCCGGCGGATTCACCTATATCGTCGCCAAAGACGTCGCAGGAAAGGCTGAACAGGACGTAA
- a CDS encoding hypothetical protein (EggNog:ENOG41) codes for MFESDLVDKCYCLCSSDICTPFTLRMKWLAHPHQQVEEPTPREYAAQFGSYAEIYGRSLSLSHHVIMVRQATFAALDLRHTCLDRPGYSRYPGPDWMHFLGPVTELEPDEIDFEALNVDEEAILQLEEMVVMFQDFVLTGRQTTISSKSDALDIDYSAFNDPAALGIDDLYYQRILEFWHNIWVCRIQIALDTVAKSWENKLNGLHDPVQLSTCEEASEDTESSEESDDDAVFNRIIQRIQDI; via the coding sequence ATGTTTGAATCTGATTTGGTTGACAAATGCTATTGTCTGTGCTCATCCGATATCTGTACCCCATTTACCTTGAGAATGAAGTGGCTAGcacatcctcatcagcaggTTGAAGAGCCAACACCTCGCGAATATGCCGCACAATTCGGTTCTTATGCGGAAATATATGGCagaagcctgagcctgagccatCACGTTATCATGGTGCGTCAAGCAACATTTGCTGCGCTAGATCTCAGGCATACCTGTTTGGATAGGCCTGGATATAGTCGTTACCCTGGTCCCGATTGGATGCATTTTCTGGGTCCAGTGACAGAACTGGAACCAGACGAGATTGATTTCGAGGCTCTTAATGTAGATGAGGAGGCAATTCTTCagttggaggagatggtcGTCATGTTTCAGGACTTTGTGCTAACCGGCCGCCAAACGACTATTTCAAGCAAGAGTGACGCTCTTGATATCGATTATTCGGCATTCAACGACCCAGCCGCCCTTGGCATAGACGACCTCTACTACCAGCGCATTTTAGAATTTTGGCACAACATTTGGGTATGTAGGATTCAGATTGCTCTGGATACTGTTGCCAAAAGTTGGGAGAACAAGCTTAATGGGCTGCATGATCCTGTCCAACTTTCGACTTGTGAGGAGGCAAGTGAAGACACAGAAAGCAGTGAGGAAAgtgatgacgatgctgtTTTCAACAGAATTATTCAGCGGATCCAGGATATCTAA
- a CDS encoding hypothetical protein (EggNog:ENOG41) — translation MQYKSILSLVASISLIQGFVIPEGLKDGIYSVNKDNNGNEQIEYVSGFEHSTKSKHRRVPLPSGEIGCTGAGLDYSDLSGAQVQLYNYCGSSATMPSKLMVFVHGTAKAYICNYADAGKNTCADHEAKAAFASLSGNCGNPSSPLGGWYFLKDWQKTYGYDAAGADVCGNL, via the exons ATGCAGTACAAAAGCATCCTTTCTCTTGTTGCCTCCATCTCCCTCATCCAAGGATTTGTCATTCCCGAGGGTCTGAAAGATGGCATTTACTCCGtcaacaaagacaacaacGGCAATGAGCAGATCGAATATGTCTCTGGCTTTGAGCATTCTACAAAGTCCAAGCATCGCCGTGTTCCTCTCCCGAGCGGAGAGATCGGT TGCACCGGCGCAGGACTGGACTACAGCGACCTATCTGGAGCCCAGGTTCAGTTATACAATTACTGCGGCTCCAGCGCCACTATGCCCTCGAAGCTCATGGTCTTTGTCCATGGCACAGCCAAGGCGTATATCTGTAACTACGCGGATGCGGGTAAGAATACTTGCGCTGACCACGAGGCAAAGGCGGCGTTTGCCTCGCTCTCTGGGAACTGCGGAAACCCATCTTCGCCACTTGGCGGCTG gtaTTTCTTGAAGGATTGGCAAAAAACTTATGGTTATGATGCGGCGGGTGCTGATGTTTGCGGTAATCTTTAA
- a CDS encoding hypothetical protein (EggNog:ENOG41), giving the protein MARIAEGLPRAGSTTTITTERKKKPIETEALMTEVQMLAGADVWGRAAFGRSWLRSLVGASPLFLAPMASISIFITLAEYEGSLSLFADAVKEHGFWTICAQYGPHITTKGIAAVICFVGIQALLYCLLPGEQHQGQLTPAGYLLSYKINGLSAWIATHLLYAALSWLEILDPGFIPRNWSSLIGAMNLAGFVISALALVKAYVMPTHPEDRKFSGSFLYDFFMGVELNPRLGENFDLKLFSNGRAGMMVWTLIDFSNMAYQYQNQGYVEPSLILVTALQTIYVVDFFVNESWYLRTIDVKFDHYGFYLSWGCFCFLPTTYTIQGQYLGRYPSSPSTPYLAFFFALGVAGYIIFRSVNHQKEIAENALSGVNRQNA; this is encoded by the exons ATGGCAAGAATTGCAGAGGGCCTGCCTAGGGCTGGCTCGACGACTACTATCACGacagagaggaagaagaagcccattGAAACGGAAGCGCTAATGACAGAGGTCCAGATGTtggctggtgctgatgtcTGGGGTCGTGCAGCATTCGGGAGGTCGTGGCTGCGATCGCTCGTTGGTGCATCGCCTTTGTTCCTCGCGCCAATGGCTTCGATATCAATCTTCATCACGCTGGCCGAATACGAAGgatccctctccctcttcgcAGACGCCGTAAAAGAACACGGCTTCTGGACCATTTGCGCCCAGTACGGTCctcacatcaccaccaaaggcaTCGCCGCAGTGATCTGCTTCGTCGGAATCCAGGCTCTTCTGTACTGCCTCCTCCCCGGCGAGCAACACCAAGGCCAATTGACTCCAGCGGGCTATCTCCTCAGCTACAAAATCAACGGCCTCTCAGCCTGGATCGCCACGCATCTCCTTTACGCAGCTCTCAGCTGGTTGGAGATTCTGGACCCTGGCTTCATTCCCCGCAATTGGAGTAGCTTGATTGGAGCTATGAACTTAGCTGGGTTCGTTATTTCGGCACTTGCGCTCGTCAAAGCGTACGTAATGCCGACGCACCCTGAAGATAGGAAGTTCAGCG GGTCGTTCCTATACGATTTCTTCATGGGGGTTGAGTTGAACCCGAGGTTGGGGGAGAACTTTGACCTTAAGCTTTTCAGCAATGGCAGGGCTGGGATGATGGTGTGGACCCTGAT CGACTTTTCCAACATGGCGTATCAGTACCAGAATCAGGGATATGTCGAACCATCGCTTATCCTTGTCACCGCACTACAGACCATTTACGTGGTAGATTTCTTCGTCAATGAATCATGGTATCTGCGCACAATCGACGTCAAATTCGACCATTACGGCTTCTATCTCAGCTGGggctgcttctgcttcttacCAACAACATACACCATCCAAGGCCAATATTTGGGCCGTTacccatcatcaccttcaacaCCTTACCTAGCattcttcttcgccctcgGAGTAGCAGGCTACATCATCTTCCGCTCCGTCAACCACCAGAAAGAAATC GCGGAAAATGCACTATCTGGGGTAAACCGGCAGAATGCATAG
- a CDS encoding hypothetical protein (EggNog:ENOG41), with amino-acid sequence MVASYPLTQGAFVLVTGRLGAIYGHSQLTLLGCSIFTLFSLINAFTKTYDSFIAMRALTGVGGGIFMPNAVSIITTMVPPGRSRNVVLGFFAASPPLGGMIGSLVAGVFIDYVTWMWLFVLIQAPSAGWNAPYEIALLVLSVVMFLAFLLWEKRYAKDPIMPLSVFQAPTFTALVFVVLLSYMAFGIGLWYSTSWQYLLRGISVTQIGINWVPLGLSSVFAVFFAAWLIPRVAAQWIMAIGVIVTLVGNILLATMPVQQTYWAQVFPAMILYGFCPDLVYVAAQVIASNSVSRRQQGVASSLIGTLNLYGNSLGQGFAGTIETEVGTSNGDEVRGYRAALYFAAGLAVLGLALDVLFVRVPKDQREGWDDEPDNGEQELDGMTTAIEGRTSLRT; translated from the exons ATGGTTGCTTCATATCC ACTCACTCAAGGTGCATTTGTCCTAGTAACAGGTCGACTAGGCGCCATCTATGGCCATTCTCAGCTCACCCTTCTCGGCTGCTCAATCTTcaccctcttctctctcatcaatGCATTCACCAAGACCTACGATTCATTCATCGCCATGCGCGCTTTGACTGGTGTTGGCGGAGGTATCTTCATGCCCAATGCCGTATCAATTATCACCACCATGGTCCCACCAGGTCGATCGCGAAATGTCGTTTTGGGTTTCTTTGCAGCTTCGCCGCCTCTGGGAGGAATGATCGGTTCGCTAGTAGCGGGTGTATTCATCGATTATGTAACTTGGATGTGGCTTTTTGTTCTCAT CCAAGCGCCATCAGCTGGATGGAACGCTCCCTACGAGATAGCCCTACTGGTTCTTTCGGTAGTAATGTTTCTTGCCTTTCTGCTCTGGGAGAAGCGTTATGCCAAGGATCCCATCATGCCGCTCTCAGTCTTTCAAGCGCCGACTTTTACAGCTTTAGTCTTTGTTGTGCTTCTG AGCTACATGGCTTTCGGGATCGGTCTCTGGTACTCAACGAGTTGGCAGTACCTCCTGCGCGGAATATCTGTCACTCAAATTGGCATTAATTGGGTACCATTAGGGCTAAGCTCTGTGTTCGCCGTGTTCTTCGCAGCATGGCTAATCCCCCGCGTTGCAGCGCAATGGATAATGGCAATCGGTGTGATTGTCACCCTAGTTGGCAATATCCTCCTCGCGACAATGCCAGTACAGCAAACATATTGGGCGCAGGTCTTCCCAGCGATGATTCTCTACGGTTTCTGCCCCGACTTGGTATACGTTGCGGCACAAGTGATCGCGAGCAACAGCGTCAGCCGTCGTCAACAGGGCGTAGCGAGCAGTCTGATCGGAACCCTTAACCTCTATGGAAACAGTTTAGGTCAAGGCTTTGCTGGGACGATTGAGACAGAGGTTGGAACGAGTAACGGTGATGAAGTTAGGGGATATAGGGCAGCTCTGTACTTTGCGGCTGGCTTGGCagtgcttggcttggctttggATGTCTTGTTTGTCAGGGTGCCGAAAGATCAGCGCGAAGGATGGGATGATGAGCCTGACAACGGTGAGCAAGAGCTGGACGGCATGACTACCGCTATTGAGGGACGGACCTCACTACGAACTTGA
- a CDS encoding hypothetical protein (EggNog:ENOG41) — MERMTPPRTPPKHSTSSNPRKRGNPLSGLGTLKGVLPKMEPIFKADAWAWALFGRRKLEAAVETFRGHNARLQHFEFVIFSTITSNLRKELGASTERDQLLQMKRPASDELEPIQSGFATHARLNALVESANGTEGPTAYADHTIPTGGVEAAKRPISLTAWEVVSDGPAMKEYKRYSSVQTQQTSMNIEAINQLAHLLRESGANGFHTLPLKSVTNDPDRSWFTFEFSYPAGVSDKEAVNLNELIEDGQGPDAPSLTLRFHTALSISLAIGAFHADGWLHKSMRSESIRFFYDQDDRCIYKNPYLVNFEYSRPEMADTIFASDPDVGRNLYRHPDRQGLPTVKFNKAHDLYSLGVVLLEIGVWQTAASMREDYLDEYNLKASGKVTSEIKNVFLKNAEDRLAHTMGSAYKQAVIACISGEFEPFSDRNDFALQFQEKVIKNIEAERVREIDIL; from the exons ATGGAGCGAATGACGCCGCCACGGACACCACCCAAACACTCGACTTCAAGCAATCCCCGGAAACGAGGCAACCCCTTGTCGGGACTTGGGACTCTCAAGGGTGTACTTCCTAAAATGGAGCCAATTTTCAAGGCTGACGCGTGGGCTTGGGCATTGTTCGGGCGCCGAAAGCTTGAGGCCGCTGTCGAAACATTTCGCGGCCATAACGCAAGGCTCCAACATTTTGAGTTCGTTATTTTCAGTACTATTACTTCGAATTTGAGAAAAGAATTAGGAGCATCTACCGAGAGAGATCAGCTCTTACAAATGAAACGGCCAGCATCGGATGAGTTGGAACCGATTCAGTCAGGTTTTGCGACTCATGCGAGACTGAACGCTCTTGTCGAATCAGCCAATGGTACCGAGGGACCAACAGCCTACGCAG ATCACACCATTCCCACGGGCGGGGTTGAAGCCGCCAAACGTCCAATATCGCTGACTGCATGGGAAGTGGTGTCAGACGGCCCAGCAATGAAGGAGTACAAACGTTATTCTTCTGTTCAAACCCAACAAACAAGTATGAACATAGAAGCGATCAACCAACTAGCGCATTTGCTCCGGGAGTCTGGCGCAAATGGATTTCACACTTTGCCCTTGAAGTCAGTCACCAACGACCCAGATCGCTCGTGGTTCACCTTCGAGTTTAGTTACCCAGCAGGAGTGTCGGACAAAGAAGCTGTCAATTTGAATGAACTGATTGAGGATGGCCAGGGCCCGGATGCACCGTCTTTAACCCTACGTTTCCATACCGCGCTCTCGATTTCATTGGCAATTGGAGCATTTCATGCTGATGGATGGCTACATAAGTCTATGCGAAGCGAATCGATCCGCTTCTTTTACGACCAAGACGACAGATGTATCTACAAGAATCCGTATCTGGTAAACTTCGAGTACTCGCGACCGGAGATGGCCGACACTATTTTCGCATCAGACCCCGATGTTGGGAGAAACCTCTACAGACACCCAGACCGTCAGGGCTTACCCACCGTCAAATTCAACAAGGCACATGATCTCTACTCACTGGGTGTAGTTCTACTTGAAATTGGTGTGTGGCAGACTGCGGCGTCCATGCGAGAGGACTACCTGGATGAGTACAACCTCAAGGCCTCCGGAAAGGTTACATCGGAAATTAAAAATGTGTTTTTGAAGAATGCGGAGGACAGATTGGCACATACCATGGGATCCGCATATAAGCAGGCTGTGATTGCCTGCATATCTGGGGAATTTGAGCCGTTCTCAGATCGAAACGACTTTGCGCTGCAATTTCAGGAGAAGGTCATCAAGAATATTGAGGCTGAACGGGTACGGGAAATAGACATATTGTAG
- a CDS encoding hypothetical protein (EggNog:ENOG41) — MSHELCEWAGLEDYKYNQETYDNLLAKLDGFFQRIKQSGKDVTAADVEQVAFVVVRDALRVHWRHRLGAGGGCEAVFEGELQGTRACTKVAVKAVSGRNGRVRYLQLLSEITILTKIKKVGVKTVARLP; from the exons ATGTCCCATGAGCTATGTGAATGGGCTGGACTTGAGGACTACAAGTATAATCAAGAAACCTACGACAATCTTTTGGCGAAACTTGATGGTTTCTTTCAAAGGATAAAGCAGAGCGGTAAAGATGTCACAGCCGCAGATGTTGAGCAGGTCGCGTTTGTTGTTGTACG CGATGCCCTCCGGGTTCACTGGCGCCACCGCTTAGGCGCTGGAGGCGGCTGTGAGGCAGTCTTCGAGGGCGAACTTCAAGGAACCCGGGCATGCACAAAAGTTGCTGTAAAGGCTGTATCTGGAAGAAACGGACGCGTCCGCTaccttcagcttctcagCGAGATCACTATCTTGACAAAGATAAAGAAGGTTGGGGTCAAGACCGTTGCTCGATTGCCTTGA
- a CDS encoding hypothetical protein (EggNog:ENOG41): MSPENTDPLAGLDSIDWSKLGHAYGPADDVPHILRELQSTNPDIYKTALDSCWSNIYHQGTRYSASVEAIPFLYALLDSPATKDREVILFLIVSLAIGDPDWAVPNGIDIQEWEQRIAGMEPPNRNYAMYELKAYEAVERGLPSMVRCLEEDSAGLRANASHALAFFPRHSYASVIVLLDLLGRETNDNVRGTIVLSLAILYVKANDDSEKRNIVEKIQEYCAPSSNREADDIFKWSCVAALLILGSKDDGLVETVQRVHVDEAYLSKLESSIDSSSWFPFATLGLRELATSILESHQKLSGRC, from the coding sequence ATGTCGCCCGAAAATACCGATCCTTTGGCTGGACTTGATTCCATTGACTGGTCTAAACTCGGCCACGCCTACGGACCAGCTGATGATGTACCTCATATTCTTAGGGAGCTTCAGTCTACAAATCCCGACATCTACAAGACAGCGCTTGATTCATGCTGGTCCAACATCTATCACCAAGGCACCCGCTACAGTGCTTCCGTTGAAGCAATCCCCTTTCTATATGCTTTGCTTGATAGCCCAGCAACCAAAGACCGCGAGGTCATATTATTCCTGATTGTCAGTCTTGCAATTGGTGATCCAGACTGGGCGGTTCCTAATGGGATCGACATCCAAGAATGGGAACAGCGCATCGCTGGTATGGAGCCTCCAAACCGTAATTATGCAATGTATGAGCTCAAAGCCTACGAGGCCGTTGAGCGGGGACTGCCTTCGATGGTCCGTTGCTTAGAAGAGGATTCAGCCGGCTTGCGAGCCAATGCGTCTCATGCTTTGGCATTCTTCCCACGCCACTCGTATGCATCGGTCATAGTTCTCCTCGATCTACTGGGTCGAGAGACAAATGATAACGTCCGCGGGACAATTGTACTTTCACTTGCCATCTTATACGTCAAGGCGAATGATGACTCGGAGAAAAGGAATattgttgagaagatccaGGAGTACTGTGCGCCTTCATCAAACCGAGAAGCGGACGATATCTTCAAATGGTCTTGCGTTGCTGCGCTCTTGATATTAGGTTCAAAGGACGATGGGTTGGTTGAGACTGTGCAGCGTGTGCACGTGGATGAAGCGTACCTATCCAAGTTGGAGTCAAGCATTGATTCTAGCTCTTGGTTTCCGTTCGCTACATTAGGTCTACGGGAGTTGGCCACTTCAATACTGGAGAGCCATCAAAAGTTGTCAGGACGGTGTTGA
- a CDS encoding hypothetical protein (MEROPS:MER0001513): MNSENPERTYARWPLRDVPGTPATDVLLIGPEADGINTVFDDDSRKLVGPKDYRPGGKYHSIVKLQIRFEGQDASDTRHAQATGWLIMPHLIVTAAHCVYDHTYDFGKAIQVCAYVGYNGKNSIDKPGVQFRRGLKVVILKDWIISDTNRGSDVAFTRVDEFSDVVRIAQQPTNGIVEKMFRSVVEYPCDKSLGDERGAQMKVTAIGQRVDHSVLRTGSLFLGQVGSPVAAVAGTALGVLSKLGAGASIDIGSVHVNYRQCAARAIVAETAMQTLVQMDPHQANRFKIFDKIEDQFPETKDVVPRVAQLITPGIIESALRISVNAQAGYENTSRLYPTLPSINGSLSVADKRFADAFTRYTNQGDGNVMSEFLSSIVNTGLSAGSPQMDDITRVMGESEFSVTDMSTHVEILCHRALIGDTALKSLIAIPLDQMMQNGLFDHFVGTVGNIGRTVIAVAPVVVQNILNDLKQSR; this comes from the exons ATGAACTCGGAAAACCCCGAAAGAACCTACGCGCGATGGCCTCTCCGAGACGTGCCTGGCACGCCCGCGACAGATGTCCTCCTCATAGGGCCTGAAGCAGATGGAATAAATACCGTTTTTGACGATGATTCACGCAAATTAGTTGGTCCGAAGGACTACCGACCTGGAGGAAAATATCATT CTATTGTCAAGCTCCAGATTCGATTTGAAGGCCAGGATGCTAGCGACACGCGTCATGCCCAAGCGACGGGATGGCTAATCATGCCCCATCTCATCGTCACCGCCGCCCACTGCGTTTATGACCATACCTACGACTTCGGCAAAGCCATTCAAGTCTGCGCTTACGTGGGATATAATGGCAAGAACTCTATTGACAAACCTGGTGTTCAATTTCGCCGGGGTCTGAAGGTCGTTATTCTGAAAGACTGGATTATCAGCGACACAAACCGCGGAAGTGATGTTGCCTTCACAAGAGTGGACGAATTCAGCGATGTCGTGCGTATTGCCCAGCAGCCAACTAATGGAATTGTCGAGAAGATGTTTCGAAGCGTGGTTGAGTATCCTTGCGATAAATCCTTGGGTGATGAACGAGGAGCGCAAAT GAAGGTTACCGCCATTGGCCAGAGAGTTGATCATTCAGTGTTACGAACTGGGTCGCTTTTCTTGGGCCAGGTGGGCAGTCCTGTCGCTGCCGTTGCAGGCACCGCACTCGGCGTCCTGAGTAAATTGGGTGCAGGCGCTTCGATCGACATTGGCTCTGTGCATGTCAATTACAGACAGTGTGCTGCACGTGCGATCGTCGCAGAGACTGCTATGCAGACTCTCGTACAGATGGATCCTCACCAGGCGAATAGATTCAAAATATTCGACAAGATAGAGGACCAATTTCCCGAGACGAAGGATGTTGTTCCCAGAGTTGCACAACTCATCACGCCTGGAATTATTGAGTCTGCACTTCGTATCTCGGTCAATGCGCAAGCTGGCTACGAAAATACATCCAGACTCTACCCCACGCTCCCTTCCATCAACGGTTCTCTGAGCGTCGCTGATAAAAGATTTGCTGATGCCTTCACCCGGTACACAAATCAAGGCGATGGCAATGTAATGTCTGAGTTTCTCTCAAGCATCGTTAACACTGGTTTATCTGCTGGTTCTCCCCAGATGGATGACATCACCCGAGTGATGGGCGAGTCTGAATTCAGCGTGACCGACATGTCGACTCATGTTGAGATTCTGTGTCATAGAGCTTTGATTGGCGACACTGCTTTGAAATCTCTCATCGCCATACCCCTCGATCAAATGATGCAGAATGGTCTGTTTGATCACTTTGTTGGTACGGTTGGGAATATTGGGAGAACTGTCATTGCAGTCGCTCCTGTTGTCGTTCAAAATATTTTGAACGATCTCAAGCAGAGCCGGTAA